The proteins below are encoded in one region of Pomacea canaliculata isolate SZHN2017 linkage group LG7, ASM307304v1, whole genome shotgun sequence:
- the LOC112568641 gene encoding uncharacterized protein LOC112568641, with amino-acid sequence MKLRPQTLAKPPDDQNTVSTLSMFTRQTETVGKGLQPQFIALIVVSCSSFIMAVILITLLYRRCVGRRRNKPTMTLESDEEGYRTYEEIRETALTAEKRRVKDDKNYEHPMRKSEETDRTYEQLTPSQDPAACSKRLKTAPSHPDMRTEHDRPLAGAHPGKSDCSPLSHQVFTGAYFLPEQESPYLIPVTEDKVTCQLSAPHFHENQTRSVLESPYLTTVWDAKMQLCAENPYLTPVVDRKQTSYHFAHT; translated from the exons ATGAAACTACGACCACAAACCCTCGCCAAACCACCTGACGACCAAAACACAGTCTCCACTCTGTCCATGTTCACCCGGCAGACGGAAACGGTGGGTAAAGGACTTCAGCCTCAGTTCATCGCTCTCATCGTCGTAAGCTGCTCTTCCTTCATCATGGCGGTGATACTCATCACCCTTCTGTATCGCCGGTGCGTAGGAAGGCGACGAAACAAGCCGACAATGACCCTGG AGTCTGATGAGGAAGGTTATCGCAC ATATGAAGAAATTCGTGAGACAGCCCTGACCGCAG AGAAAAGACGAGTTAAAGACGATAAAAACTATGAACATCCAATGAGAAAGAGTGAGGAGACGGATCGAACGTACGAACAGCTGACCCCCAGCCAGGATCCCGCTGCCTGCAGTAAACGCTTGAAGACAGCGCCATCACATCCTGACATGCGCACTGAACACGACAGACCCCTCGCTGGGGCACACCCTGGAAAGTCGG ACTGCAGCCCACTTTCCCACCAAGTCTTCACTGGTGCCTATTTCCTGCCCGAACAGGAGAGCCCTTACCTTATTCCTGTCACAGAGGACAAGGTGACTTGTCAGCTATCGGCACCCCATTTCCATGAGAACCAGACAAGATCTGTCTTGGAAAGCCCCTACCTCACAACAGTTTGGGATGCAAAGATGCAACTTTGTGCAGAAAACCCATACCTTACACCAGTTGTGGACAGGAAACAGACTTCTTATCACTTTGCCCACACTTAA